Proteins from a single region of Streptosporangiales bacterium:
- a CDS encoding ABC transporter permease subunit: MKPREQLSSRLSTSVSRIVVAVFVAFLLVPVMLVIALSFSGTTFIQFPPKSWGWRQYSALVQSEYWLEAIRLSAIIAAATAIVSTVIALMACFAIFRTRMLGGQVLRVAGVTPLIIPVAAYGVALYGLFSRLDLIGSTVGLVVAHTLLSMPLAVVILGASMEQISPELEYVAMSLGASRARAWAGITMRLLAPAIGASLVFCFVSSFDEAVLVNFLGGGVLVTLPKAIFDSVRFGVDALITAAATLLIVATAGLMAVAGRWQKAVRRR, from the coding sequence ATGAAACCTCGTGAGCAGCTGTCGAGCCGATTGTCGACATCGGTGAGCCGCATCGTCGTGGCGGTGTTCGTGGCCTTTCTCTTGGTGCCGGTGATGCTGGTGATCGCCTTGTCGTTCTCAGGGACGACCTTCATCCAGTTCCCTCCCAAGTCCTGGGGCTGGCGCCAGTACAGTGCCTTGGTGCAGTCGGAGTACTGGCTCGAGGCGATTAGATTATCCGCGATCATCGCTGCCGCCACCGCGATCGTCTCGACTGTGATCGCGCTGATGGCGTGCTTTGCGATCTTCCGGACCCGAATGCTGGGTGGCCAGGTTCTCCGTGTCGCCGGCGTCACTCCGTTGATCATCCCGGTCGCGGCGTATGGCGTTGCGCTTTACGGTCTGTTCTCGCGCCTGGATCTGATCGGCTCGACTGTTGGCCTCGTCGTTGCACACACGCTACTTTCGATGCCGCTTGCCGTGGTCATTCTCGGCGCCAGCATGGAACAGATCTCGCCCGAGCTCGAGTACGTCGCCATGTCCCTGGGTGCCTCCCGTGCTCGCGCATGGGCCGGTATCACGATGCGCCTGCTGGCACCAGCGATTGGCGCGTCGCTGGTCTTCTGCTTCGTGAGCAGCTTCGACGAGGCGGTGCTCGTCAATTTCCTGGGCGGGGGAGTGCTCGTCACGCTACCGAAGGCGATCTTCGACTCGGTACGGTTCGGCGTCGACGCGCTCATCACCGCCGCCGCGACCCTGCTGATCGTCGCCACCGCGGGTCTAATGGCGGTGGCCGGCCGGTGGCAGAAGGCGGTGCGTCGCAGATGA
- a CDS encoding ATP-binding cassette domain-containing protein, which translates to MSPTSGKAHVSRAAAPLDATTVPVAVEFRGIGKDFGTTVAVSEVNLPVLAGEFLTILGPSGSGKTTLLKMLAGFEAPSRGEILRDGDDLTRLPPGKRDIGMVFQQYALFPHMTVAQNIAYGLRMRGWSKQRQAQRVTEMLELVRLGHLGTRLPRELSGGQQQRVALARALAFGPGLLLMDEPLGALDRALRLEMEEEVRRIHRRLETTVVYVTHDQEEALSLSDRVAIMRDGRMVAVGAPDALYERPPTAFVAAFFSGCNLVPAELVSRNGDTARVSLLGQQIDVACLLDPDDRDGILTVPASAPMTQSTDAPHVRLPCVVEEVLNLGDHVQVTCVEATGALDRPLTVRRPASDVTGLTVGQRLTLHVQVERLSFVPT; encoded by the coding sequence ATGAGTCCGACGAGCGGCAAGGCACACGTATCGAGGGCCGCGGCCCCGCTGGACGCGACGACCGTGCCAGTCGCCGTGGAGTTCCGGGGAATCGGCAAGGACTTCGGCACGACCGTGGCCGTGTCCGAAGTGAACCTGCCCGTGCTCGCGGGCGAGTTCCTGACGATTCTGGGTCCCAGCGGCTCGGGCAAGACCACGCTGCTGAAGATGCTCGCCGGCTTCGAGGCGCCCTCGCGCGGTGAGATTCTGCGCGACGGGGACGACCTCACCCGTCTGCCACCTGGCAAACGCGACATAGGCATGGTGTTCCAGCAGTACGCACTCTTCCCGCACATGACTGTGGCGCAGAACATCGCGTACGGCCTGCGCATGCGTGGCTGGTCGAAACAACGGCAAGCGCAACGTGTGACGGAGATGCTCGAACTGGTGCGGCTCGGTCACCTCGGGACACGACTGCCGCGCGAGCTCTCCGGTGGGCAGCAGCAGCGGGTCGCCCTCGCCCGCGCCCTGGCGTTCGGGCCCGGATTGCTACTCATGGATGAGCCGCTCGGGGCATTGGACCGGGCGCTGCGGCTGGAGATGGAGGAGGAAGTACGCCGCATTCACCGTCGGCTCGAGACCACCGTCGTCTACGTCACCCATGATCAGGAGGAGGCACTGAGCCTATCCGACCGGGTCGCCATCATGCGCGATGGCCGGATGGTCGCAGTCGGCGCGCCCGACGCGCTCTACGAGCGACCGCCAACGGCGTTCGTCGCCGCGTTCTTCAGCGGTTGCAACCTCGTGCCTGCGGAGCTCGTGAGCCGCAACGGCGATACCGCCCGTGTCTCCCTGCTCGGGCAGCAGATCGACGTAGCGTGCCTCCTCGACCCGGATGACCGAGACGGCATCCTGACCGTCCCCGCGAGCGCGCCCATGACGCAATCCACCGATGCGCCCCATGTCAGGCTGCCGTGCGTCGTCGAGGAGGTGCTCAACCTGGGTGACCACGTGCAAGTCACCTGCGTCGAGGCGACCGGTGCACTCGACAGGCCCCTGACTGTCCGCCGTCCGGCCAGCGACGTGACCGGGCTGACCGTGGGCCAGCGCCTCACGCTGCACGTCCAGGTCGAACGACTGTCATTCGTGCCCACCTGA
- a CDS encoding cellulase: MAACADRGIAVALSTWFREDTTNARARISGPEVLAELWARTLDTIAADGLLGHVLYVDLCNEYPLPLWTPFLYPGEDAEVRSRTEGEVHSWMEESLAALRARHPELIYCFSFCNEFESYQEQDVSCLDLLELHLWMVQPECSDFYERLGYGLGADRFDPVHYTRLAAGGERLYASDPDHWRQRLAVHIHRAADWSRHANKPLVTIESWAVVNYKDWPGLDWGWVNELCEYGVDTAVDTGRWLAVSTSNFCGPQFVGMWRDLRWHQRLTSRIHGGETSLSAEADPFLRHLAKG; this comes from the coding sequence ATCGCGGCGTGCGCCGACCGCGGCATTGCGGTCGCGCTCTCCACCTGGTTCCGCGAGGACACCACCAACGCGCGCGCCCGCATCTCCGGGCCCGAGGTGCTCGCCGAGCTCTGGGCGCGCACGCTGGACACCATCGCGGCGGACGGCCTGCTCGGGCACGTGTTGTACGTCGACCTGTGCAACGAGTACCCGCTCCCGCTGTGGACCCCGTTTCTCTATCCGGGCGAGGACGCCGAGGTGCGTTCCAGGACCGAGGGCGAGGTGCACTCGTGGATGGAGGAGTCGCTCGCCGCGCTCCGCGCGCGGCATCCCGAGCTGATCTACTGCTTCTCCTTCTGCAACGAGTTCGAGAGCTACCAGGAGCAGGACGTCTCGTGCCTCGACCTGCTCGAGCTGCACCTGTGGATGGTGCAGCCGGAGTGCAGTGACTTCTACGAGAGGCTCGGTTACGGGCTCGGCGCGGATCGCTTCGACCCCGTCCACTACACGCGGCTCGCCGCGGGTGGGGAGCGGCTGTACGCGAGCGATCCCGACCACTGGCGGCAGCGGCTCGCCGTGCACATCCACCGCGCGGCCGACTGGTCGCGGCACGCGAACAAGCCGCTGGTGACGATCGAGTCGTGGGCGGTCGTGAACTACAAGGACTGGCCCGGCCTCGACTGGGGCTGGGTGAACGAGCTCTGCGAGTACGGCGTCGACACCGCGGTGGACACGGGCAGATGGCTGGCCGTCTCGACGAGCAACTTCTGCGGGCCACAGTTCGTCGGCATGTGGCGCGACCTGCGCTGGCACCAGCGGCTGACGTCGCGGATCCATGGCGGGGAGACGAGCCTGTCCGCGGAAGCCGATCCCTTCCTCCGGCACCTGGCAAAGGGGTGA
- a CDS encoding extracellular solute-binding protein produces MAGRLDEQLLRATVRRHVARPALAPAADVADPWRGDEPVRGSRSLPPAPGKGVRAVARPQHPSNPLTKTTTRRGFVRTVGLGAALGAVTPLLQACGSGSSDEVTLTYWTHQYDPAIAVNKRLIKEYQKKNPGVRITYDYVPHANYEQKLFTALAGGSGPDVFWAGDWLVPQFLENNVLAPVDYAAYGVESKDEFLALFEPGSLDPYVKGDEVFTGGLSEYEVFSLFYHPQHLAEAGLPETLPDEPVTWEKLAQYAGKMAKTKGGKRVRDGIEWEVNNNVWSVLIIEPMVRQLGGELFDEKAGKPLFTSPEVTEVLQFLQDLGGKHQAIDPGFYTPNSVTQFFAEERVSMNIAGPYQPSLIEDTNPKAEYQAAPLPVFSGGDRTTTMYSWAWFVNAQADEGKQRAAWEFVEFLTSQGKLWWDEVRYPQARKGKTKGGEDINEYRKKTSPSYAVALADYEYGRYQFRSTDYYKIASALQRAQSRVLQGQDVAAVLQKAQREAES; encoded by the coding sequence ATGGCTGGCCGTCTCGACGAGCAACTTCTGCGGGCCACAGTTCGTCGGCATGTGGCGCGACCTGCGCTGGCACCAGCGGCTGACGTCGCGGATCCATGGCGGGGAGACGAGCCTGTCCGCGGAAGCCGATCCCTTCCTCCGGCACCTGGCAAAGGGGTGAGAGCGGTGGCTCGACCTCAGCACCCGTCCAACCCGTTGACGAAGACGACGACGCGCCGCGGTTTCGTCCGCACCGTCGGTCTCGGCGCCGCACTCGGTGCGGTGACGCCGCTGCTGCAGGCCTGCGGCAGCGGCAGCTCCGACGAGGTGACCCTCACGTACTGGACGCACCAGTACGATCCCGCGATCGCCGTGAACAAGCGGCTGATCAAGGAGTACCAGAAGAAGAACCCCGGCGTGCGCATCACGTACGACTATGTGCCGCACGCCAACTACGAGCAGAAGCTCTTCACCGCCCTCGCCGGCGGCAGCGGGCCCGACGTGTTCTGGGCGGGTGACTGGCTGGTGCCGCAGTTCCTCGAGAACAACGTGCTCGCACCGGTCGACTACGCCGCCTATGGCGTGGAGTCGAAGGACGAGTTCCTCGCACTCTTCGAGCCCGGCTCGCTCGACCCGTACGTCAAGGGCGACGAGGTCTTCACCGGCGGCCTCTCGGAGTACGAGGTGTTCAGCCTCTTCTACCACCCGCAGCACCTGGCGGAGGCAGGGCTGCCGGAGACGTTGCCGGACGAGCCGGTGACCTGGGAGAAGCTCGCGCAGTACGCCGGCAAGATGGCGAAAACGAAGGGCGGCAAGCGGGTCCGCGACGGGATCGAGTGGGAGGTGAACAACAACGTCTGGTCCGTGCTGATCATCGAGCCGATGGTGCGTCAGCTCGGCGGTGAGCTGTTCGACGAGAAGGCCGGCAAGCCGCTGTTCACCTCGCCCGAGGTCACCGAGGTCCTGCAGTTCCTGCAGGACCTCGGCGGCAAGCACCAGGCGATCGACCCCGGCTTCTACACGCCGAACAGCGTCACCCAGTTCTTCGCCGAGGAACGGGTGTCGATGAACATCGCCGGCCCGTACCAGCCGTCCCTGATCGAGGACACCAACCCGAAGGCCGAGTACCAGGCCGCACCGCTCCCGGTCTTCTCCGGCGGCGACCGCACCACCACCATGTACTCCTGGGCGTGGTTCGTGAACGCCCAGGCGGACGAGGGCAAGCAGCGGGCCGCGTGGGAGTTCGTCGAGTTCCTCACCTCGCAGGGCAAGCTCTGGTGGGACGAGGTGCGCTACCCGCAGGCCCGCAAGGGCAAGACGAAGGGCGGCGAGGACATCAACGAGTACAGGAAGAAGACCTCGCCGAGCTACGCCGTCGCGCTGGCTGACTACGAGTACGGGAGGTACCAGTTCAGGTCCACTGACTACTACAAGATCGCGTCCGCGCTGCAGCGCGCCCAGTCGCGGGTGCTGCAGGGGCAGGACGTGGCCGCGGTGTTGCAGAAGGCGCAGCGTGAGGCGGAGTCCTGA
- a CDS encoding ABC transporter permease subunit, protein MQRTSATVPPRRRGRAPTKEVKYGLLFALPAIVFFAGFYVYPLLWAGYISLQDWNLLGAPRFVGLANYLRLLSDGEFHNSLAVTFYYTIGTVVPIWVIALGLAMVLNRAFRFRQAFLAAFYLPAVVSLTVWSLVWLLMFNPSFGLLTVFTQPLGLDYVRWLASEDLAMPSLILLSIVKGVPVYMLIYLIGLRGIPDEYYEAARVDGANGVQRFWYVTLPLLRPIMLYVAVISIITAFQVFTPAYLLTQGGPGSATRVLPLFVYQHAFQYFEMGYASAASIVLFLLLMVLTIVQFRLLRSRT, encoded by the coding sequence CTGCAACGCACCAGCGCCACCGTTCCGCCGCGCCGGCGCGGCAGGGCACCGACCAAGGAGGTCAAGTACGGCCTGCTGTTCGCGCTTCCCGCGATCGTGTTCTTCGCCGGCTTCTATGTGTATCCGCTGCTCTGGGCCGGGTACATCAGCCTGCAGGACTGGAACCTGCTCGGCGCGCCGCGCTTCGTCGGGCTGGCGAACTATCTGAGGCTGCTGAGCGACGGGGAGTTCCACAACTCGCTGGCGGTGACGTTCTACTACACGATCGGCACCGTGGTGCCGATCTGGGTGATCGCGCTCGGCCTCGCCATGGTGCTGAACCGGGCGTTCAGGTTCCGTCAGGCGTTCCTGGCCGCCTTCTACCTCCCCGCCGTCGTCTCCCTCACGGTGTGGTCGCTGGTGTGGCTGCTCATGTTCAACCCTTCGTTCGGGCTGCTGACCGTGTTCACCCAGCCGCTCGGGCTGGACTACGTGCGCTGGCTCGCCAGCGAGGACCTCGCGATGCCGTCGCTGATCCTGTTGAGCATCGTCAAGGGCGTCCCCGTGTACATGCTCATCTACCTGATCGGGCTGCGCGGCATACCCGACGAGTACTACGAGGCGGCGCGGGTCGACGGGGCCAACGGCGTGCAGCGGTTCTGGTACGTCACGCTGCCACTGCTGCGCCCGATCATGCTGTATGTCGCGGTCATCTCGATCATCACGGCGTTCCAGGTGTTCACTCCGGCATACCTGTTGACCCAGGGCGGACCGGGATCCGCGACCAGGGTGCTGCCGCTGTTCGTGTACCAGCACGCCTTCCAGTACTTCGAGATGGGTTACGCGAGCGCGGCGTCGATCGTGCTCTTCCTCCTGCTCATGGTGCTGACCATCGTGCAGTTCAGGCTGCTCCGTTCCCGTACCTGA